The sequence TAATAGAAAATGAATCCAAAGGAAAGTTTGGTATTGTAAAACATTTATCACAATGTGTGCTTGCCTTAGTTCAATACCGTATACAAGATCGCCCTGTGATTAAATACGAACTTATAGAGAATGATCAACAACATGAAGTCCGTAAACCAATTTTTGGTTTACTTGATTTTTCATGGGGTATACTAAAGGATATAGAAATTAATAAAGAGAAGTACtggtatttttggaaattaaagtATCATGCTTCCATTATAATTACATCTTTAAGTGATAAGTTGGATCAAACTATTTCAGCAAATCTTATAACCACACCACCATGTCCTGGATGCAATAAATGTGaagtttatacaaataataaatccTGGTTTAATGTTTCTAAAATATTAAATCCATCATTACCTCAACCAAAAAGTTTATTGGAGAAAcacaaattttgttcaattgaaaaaagttacaaaattgATGCTAAACAGATTGATATTACATGTCACAAAAATTCGAAttcattttttgaattaaacactgatgtaattgaaaatatttccactCGGTCTGAGTTTCTAATAAATATGATAAAAGAAATGCAAATACAACCTTCAACATCACTCAAAAGTCGATCAATAGAGATAGTAACCATTCAAACCGAGCACCAAACTTATTATATAGATGGTGAAGGCTATGATGCTCGACccattaaaataacatttttgccaaattcactaaaatacttttattaattgtaaataaatattttctatttatgtgtataaataaatgtaaataattcataacaaataaaataataatatagcaaaaaaatttttgttttcattagaaTACAATTTAtgacacaaatttatttttcaaattaataaaatctttcaatttgaaatacatCTTTCAAATCTGGgacataaattaattttcaagctaaaaatgtataaaataaatttaagaacaaaacCTCAGTGTTTTGGCGAATATCAGTtccaaaataatgaaataaaaacacaagAATTATTACaagtttaaattcaaaataaagagCAGAATTCGcttaccttttttaaaatatttaaggcaCGAAGTGCAATCCAAAAGACGAGTGAAGCATATAAACTTATTTCTAAGTAGTTGGTGGCAAGCAATCACCCATATTATCTATGTCGTTGTCGACGTCGACATCACTTTGTAGTCGTTGCCACTTCGTCGACATCAACtcaaccaaggcgaatttatacaaggtggagtcagtcaaacagctgatcatttttttttcagtaaaattACATgacttaaaacaaaatgttaaaactcTCTTTTATATGGTAGTCAAATGGGATTATCAAagaagaattaaaaataaaccagTGCAATGTTATAATTGTCAAATGTTTGGACATGGAGAGAAAGGTTGTTCTATAAAAACCAAATGTGCTCTATGTTCAGGTAGGCACAAAACTTCAGAATGTACCAACAAAGATAAATTTAGATGTGCAAATTGCAATAACACACACGCAGCAACTGACATCTCATGTCCAGTAAGAGAATCGTTTATACATATCAGAGAAAATATTCAGCGCAAAAATAACCACTCTTCGAATCATAGAACAAATAATCAAAGAAGAATCAACAATAATATCACAACAACATTATCTGATAAAAACTCTTTCCCTAACATACCAAACACAAACAGTAGGAATGAAAGTGCTGCAAATATCTGGCAAAGTTCTcaacataataataattttaagagaaacaataatcaaaactcAACTGATCTCTTTACTGCTGAAGAAATAAGTCAGCTGACCTTagatatattgaataaattaaaaaattgtaaatccaAAGAAGAACAATTTCATGTTATCACACAATTAGcaatacaatatttatataataaataaaatataatggcaggccaattaaatattatattttggaattgtagaagtattagaaataaatatttagaacattatgattttttaataaataataatgtagATATATGTTTTCTATCAGAAACCTGGTTATCGAATAATGTAAATATACCACAAATAGACTATTATTGTGTTCGTTATGATCGGGCAGCTCGCATTGGTGGAGGAGTTGCTgttcttataaaaaaatatataagaaattttaaaaccatttttgcTAAAACGGAACAAATTGAGAATGTAGGAATTTGCAGTTTATTTTCCGGGTAATGTAGCAAACTCTGAAACAAAGGGCTTATTTAGAAAAGACTTAAGAAAACTTCTTAAAGTTGATAGTAATGTTATAATTTGTGGAGATCTTAACAGTAAGCATAGAAATTGGAATTGTAATCGTGCAAATGTTTGGTGAAATATTCTGGTTGATACTGTGTCTGTCCTTTCGTACAACATTCTACACTCGGGCTCACCAACTTATATTCCTACTGCTAGAAATAAGACACCATCAGTCATTGacataataatttcaaatattccaCAATGCATATCTCACCCTAAAACAATAAATGCTTTAAGCTCAGATCACCTTCCagtgtcttttaaaaaaaaattttgatcttCTAAGAAATAGGCAACTGGTTTATAACTATAAGAATACGAACTGGCATCTTTTTAGGTCTTTAGTTAATAGTTCAATTTCACATTTACATCGTGATGTAGGGATCATTACGAAGAAAGAAACTATTCTCATTGCAACGCCGAGATTAGAAATTGATTTTCAAAGAAATAAGTTACCACCTTATATTAGAAAGTTGTTAACGTCACGCAACTATTATCGACGGTTGTGGATGAGGTATCGAAACATATCCGATTTCGACACTATGGAAAGATATAACAGAACAATTCGAAGTGAAATATCAAAGTTTAGAAATAGAACATGGAACACAAAGATTAAAAATCTAGATCAAGCCTCAAAACCTTTTTGGAATATTGCAAAATGCCTAAGaaagaagaaaatatttatgcCACCTTTAGTGGAAAACTCTAAAACATTTTATGTGGATGAAGATAAAGCGAATCAACTTGCCACAAATTTTCTTGAAAACCATCATGTTTCTACCAACTTAGGTAATCAAGATCATATTTCAATGATTAACACTGTAAATGAACGGTTTTCTTTACTCGATATAAGCACAGATGCAAGTGAATACACAAATGTCAATGAAATTGTTACAATCATTAGAGAATTGAAACCTAGAAAAGCCTCCGGATTAGAtggcattaaaaatataatgctACGGCAATTACCACACTTCGCTATTACCTACATCTGCTTTATTATAAACTGCTGCTTGAAACTACAATATTTCCCTAAAATCTGGAAAATAGCTAAGATTGTaccattttaaaaccaaataaaattccGAATTCAGTTCAGAGTTATCGACCTATTAGTTTACTAGCAGCCTTAGTAAGATTCTTGAGAAAGTTCTCAAAGCAAGATTATCCATCTTTATTGAACAAAATGCAATTATTCCAATAACGCAGTTTGGGTTCACACCTTTTCATAGCACCGTTCATCAAATTAAACCTATATACAACCATATAAATACTGGGTTTAAAAATGGACATTCCACCGTTTTAGTGGCACTAGATATCGAGAAAGCCTTCGACTGTGTATGGTATAATGGTTTGTTGTATAAGATGATTCAGCATAATTTCTCTGTTTACCTTATAAAATCTATtgaatcgtttttaaaaaatagagttTTCTGTGTAAATCTCAATGATAAATATTCAAGTTTAATCGAAATCCCTGCAGGAGTCCCCCAGGGCTCAGTTCTGGGGCCAATTCTTTACAACTTATATTGTTCAGATATGCCTACTTTTAATGGAGTTGAATGTGCAGCATATGCTGAGGACAAAACATTGTTGATTGTTTGCAAATAGCTTTAGACCAACTATTGACTTACTTTcataaatggaaaataaaaattaatgaaaataaaactcaagctgtattttttagtcaaagacgaaaatattgtttttatccCACTAatcaattgaaaattaataacacagtaGTACAGTGGAGTGATAATGTCAAGTACTTAGGTGTATACATAGatagaaaacttatttttgattTGCATATCAAAAACTATATCAAACTTCAACTAAGTAATATATGTTTTATAGACTTTGTCATAGTATATATTAAAGTTTGTCAAACgcctataaaacaaattttgtattgaaatctaCATAGTTTATAAACTTATAAGCTACTACAAAAATAATGTGGGTATATAATCACtccaaaaataattaataaagtaAGCGCAGGTCttactaatttatttaataaatcagaggttttttaaaattatttactttcctctgaaaaataattttagcttGAACTAATTACACtagttgtttaaaattaataataattttttagatgAAAAGTTAATATATAACTACAACTCTGTAAATTGTGTGATAACTTAGATTAAGGAAATAGAttaaggaataaaaataaaaaaaaaacatcgatcactctcttattaatttcgataaaaatctcaaactggctgctcaacatgctacccaaaccccccgacaaatcagatataatagaattaattttgtagatgtcgaacggctcttaaatgaaaaaagaagagttcgaagAGAGTGACAAATGTACAGATCCCCTCAActcaaatcgaagcttaaagattgtataaaagacttaaaaagctcttggaatttcgaaaaattcaatcattgaataaatatttagaaagccagGACGCAACCCCGTAATCGGATTAcacattatggcgagcaacaaaaaattttgaaagacctgtcatatgtaagccccccttgcgaaattcaagtggtggttgggcaagaaatgatactgaaaaagggaatctgtttgttaatcatttgaaaaacgtatttacaccgaacacatcaaatgaagcaattgagttgccacctgttgtaccccattttggagcagccgtagagattgaaaatgctattgttgatttaaaccccaagaaagcgcctggtatggacaagatcagcaacaagatacttatggagctaccccggatagcaataacaataattctttttatttttaatgctatattacgacttgaatattatccttcagaatggaaggtttcactggttaccatgatacccaaaccggcaaaagatcacacaaaagtagaattatacagacccatcagcctattgtctaatatatcaaagctatttgagaagatacttatgaacaagttgtacccgatgttaactgaaaacaattgtattccgaatcatcaatttggatttagaagaaaacacagtactatcgaacaaacccatagacttgtaaatatggtgagaaaagcgtttgaagaaaagaaatactgttccgcaGTCTTCATCGACatttctcaagcgtttgataaggtatggcatgctggattaatatacaaattgagccaaaatttacccgcaaacatacataagctgttggaaagctatttaactggtcgaacatttaaggttaaagagggaaactttttaattacTGCACAAcacattgaagctggagtcccccaaggcagtatcctgggaccttttttatatttgatatattcgtctgatatgccaactaacaatcgtacTCAtatatcaacatttgctgatgatactgctattctaagcattcatgaaaaccctcaagaagcgtctcgttacttacaataTCACATATTTCAGTAGTGTTCTGTCGTCCGTCGCGTCTACACGCATTTTTATTTTGTCCTCAAATAAATGTCGTGATCCGTCCAATAGTGATAATATGTACTTATATTCTAATGTGTCCGCGTCGAGTGTCgtctgaaaataaataaattaaaatataaacaaaactacattaattacgaaaaaataaataaagcatCTTTAAAATATGCACAaacaaatagaaacaaaattaaatacaacaaaaaaaataacaataaacaacaaacaacaaatgctttaaaacaattacaaataatCCAACATAAAATCAACGAAAATAAACCgctaaaatacacaaacaacaaccacagcaaaacaataaacaatcaacaaaaaaatatcctcTCAGAGAACAGTGTTGATACAACAGCAATAGTGTTGGCACTACGGGCCGTTTCTCTGTCGCAATGACCAGATCAGGGCTTTTATGGCCTCTCGTCATTGTGTAATTATTTCCCTGTCCTAATTGTCCGTTTTTTCCTTAATCCTTAAATTGTTATGATATTTGTACAATTGTATTAATTGTTGTTTGACTGTTTGGTGACGAAGGTATAACACTGATCACTAAACGAGTCTTAATAACAGCAATTAATATCATTATTGTTACTTATATCATAGAAATAGAcactttatttgaattttctgaATATTGAAATGACAGGTAGCTTCCGGATTGACTTCTGCAATATACGGGGGTTACGATCGAATTTTTTCTCCGTTTACGCCCATGTTTGTTTCCATACCCGGGTATCACTTTCTAtcgctttttaattttcatcggGGCATTGCCATGTACATACGCAATGAAGTCGTGTACCAGTACCAGCAATCATTAGGTACGTATGATGTAGAATTTAACTGTCTCTGGGTTAAGTTCAAAATCAGGACACACTGTTTGCACTTCGGGGTTCTTTATAGAAGTCCAAATGCGGGAAGGGATATTACAACATCTAGCTTCGATGCCCTTTCCGATTCCATATCGAAGATTCTTGAGAGTTGTCCTAACAGTgaaattgttgttgctggtgaTTTTAATGTTCACAACTCCTCTTGGCTTCGCCATTCAAGTCATACAACTACAGAAGGCCAATATGTTGAACTATTCGCGGCGCACAATCACCTTGCGCAATTAGTGAATGAACCAACGCATATTTCATGCGTTGATGGGCACCAAAACAACACCCTCGACCTTTTTCTAACTTCACACCCTGACAAGTATGAAATAGATGTTTTTGCACCTCTCGGCAATTCAGATCATTGCACCATTTCCGCCTCCTTTTCGCTCTCTGAACTTCGTATCGTTTCACGACCAGCTACGAAACGTTCAACTTTTATTTACGAAAAGGCTCGTTGGGCTGAGCTCAACGAGTTCTTTCGgcattttaattggaaacttTGTTTCTTAGACAATAGCGTCAATGCCACGGCAAAAATGGTGGAGAACATAATTATGATGGGGATGAAAAGCTTCATTCCATCTAAGAAAATTTCGATTAAAACTATGGAAAAATCCTGGTTTAATCAGAAGTGCAAAATTGCAATCAGATCTAGAGAGGAAGCATTCAGAATCTGGCGTAACAACAAAAATGCCGAAACTGATTCGCTACGCAAAAGGGCGAGACTGTATAGTTAAGCTAAACGGACGTGTTTTTTTCTATCTTCGCAAATATCTCGTTTTTTATGATATTGAcggctaaaaataaattaaatataaaaaaagaatatatatatatctttAACGCGAATGGACgcgaaattatatttaaatatacaatcgTTTTTTGATTaagtcataaaatataatattaaaagtgCCAATTAAAgttatcttttattattttcgttctggtgtttgttttcttttttccacCAATAAAGAGCAcaagtgcaaaaaaataaacagagaaTACTCTTTATGAGTTTCTCAAGTGGTAATCATAGTGAGCGCAGGCTTAGCatgaacggcagaaatgcatatgtGTTTgtgaatgttgaagaaaattcgaaagaaaacaaaaatacaagagTTGATGACAGCTTGTATTTGACCGCCAAACAAAGTGATCGAGCTCGTTCATTATCCCCCGCTTTGTTTACGAAAGGTGTTTgtacaacaaaagaaaatttgccGTTGACAGATGTTGATGGAAATATGGTAACCAAAAGTAAACTTTTAGTAGCGCCTGAAGGTATGCTAAATAATTCACCCCCTAAAACAAAAACCTGCACAGTAAGTACAAACCCAATTAACCATAGTACGGGAGCAATACCTAAAAATGTTCAGCCCAAATATAGTGAACAAAAACCACAAATCCAAGTGGGAATTGATAGGTACATTACCGTACTGAAACGAGGACGCAGCCCAAGATCCTCAAAAATCGCATCAACCGCAAAAATTCCTAAAGATAGGGAAATTGATAGGAAAACTACCGAAAACAGATTTTCTATTTTGCAAGATGAAGCAGCTGACCACCCAACATTACCCAAGTCGTCTAAACCC comes from Calliphora vicina chromosome 2, idCalVici1.1, whole genome shotgun sequence and encodes:
- the Mulk gene encoding acylglycerol kinase, mitochondrial → MEKIILFTKSHWKKLSIASIPVVYGIIYIKNEYQISRHMRYVCNEVNKHSIPKPTNVLVVLNPVANKKSCEKMFIKYCEPILHMAGYSVEVVKTKHIGHAKSIMETLHQLPDVVVVAGGDGTSSEVVTGLLRRNEEICPILFLPLGEKSETASRLIENESKGKFGIVKHLSQCVLALVQYRIQDRPVIKYELIENDQQHEVRKPIFGLLDFSWGILKDIEINKEKYWYFWKLKYHASIIITSLSDKLDQTISANLITTPPCPGCNKCEVYTNNKSWFNVSKILNPSLPQPKSLLEKHKFCSIEKSYKIDAKQIDITCHKNSNSFFELNTDVIENISTRSEFLINMIKEMQIQPSTSLKSRSIEIVTIQTEHQTYYIDGEGYDARPIKITFLPNSLKYFY